The following nucleotide sequence is from Methanocalculus natronophilus.
GCCAGTTCTGCGCATAATCCCGTTCTATCGTTGATACAGGAACCCCGGATTCACGCGCCATCTCCTTGATCTCGCGAGCAGGAATCATGCGAATTCTCCATCAGTCACATCAGTATTGATAACCAGCCTCCATGCAGGATTCTTCCTCCCGACAGCTGGCATCGTCGGATCCAGGAGCAGATAGTTATGTGACTTCGGCCGGGGAAGGGTGTGACCGACATCCAGTCCAACTGTATCTGCCAGATAGCCAAGACGCCGAACAACTGCTGAATTCCCAATATCGATGGCATACCTGCTCATTTTGTTCAGATCAAACGTATCCGTCATCTGATGGGTGCCCAGTGCCTGAGCAACCAGGGTGATGCCACCGGCATACTGCGGCTTATCAAGACAATCGATGATCGTCTTCTCCTTATCGGTGATAATAACCTGAGCATCATCAATCCATTCCTTCCGAAGTCCAAAGATCTTCTCTTCCTTTAATCGGATAATACGGAACGTGATTCCGAGCATCTCTATCAGGGTCTTCTTTGATCGGGCAGTTGTCTGTATGAATACAGTCCCTGGAATCTGCTCAGTCAATCCATAATGGTGAAGAGCACTCCAGTATCCA
It contains:
- a CDS encoding type IV toxin-antitoxin system AbiEi family antitoxin domain-containing protein; this translates as MQLLKMMAREGEVFTIDQVHEKTGIQKEILRVILSRMEKGGFLERIKRGTYLIIPLSSEKGRYTMHEFVLASHLIRPYAIGYWSALHHYGLTEQIPGTVFIQTTARSKKTLIEMLGITFRIIRLKEEKIFGLRKEWIDDAQVIITDKEKTIIDCLDKPQYAGGITLVAQALGTHQMTDTFDLNKMSRYAIDIGNSAVVRRLGYLADTVGLDVGHTLPRPKSHNYLLLDPTMPAVGRKNPAWRLVINTDVTDGEFA